One stretch of Candidatus Neomarinimicrobiota bacterium DNA includes these proteins:
- a CDS encoding NADH-quinone oxidoreductase subunit I, translated as MIVRRPNSIWDKIYIPAILRGLALTFKHLMGSRFTLQYPEEIVKHHPGYRGAHRLNKDSMGRIKCVACEMCSTACPANCITILPSASPSDWKDRERVPKIFEINMLRCIYCGMCEEACPEDAIELTYIDDLVSYTRSEMIWDKERLLRQFDLTQNDQPMKTAQHGASMKALHGAA; from the coding sequence ATGATAGTACGCCGCCCAAATTCAATTTGGGATAAGATATATATACCAGCGATTTTGAGAGGTTTAGCGCTCACCTTTAAACATTTGATGGGAAGTCGTTTCACTCTTCAGTATCCTGAGGAAATAGTGAAACACCATCCGGGATATAGGGGAGCGCACAGGCTAAATAAGGACAGCATGGGCAGAATAAAGTGCGTTGCGTGCGAGATGTGTTCTACCGCCTGTCCGGCAAACTGTATAACAATTTTACCTTCAGCTTCGCCGTCTGATTGGAAGGATAGGGAAAGAGTTCCAAAAATATTTGAGATCAACATGTTAAGATGCATTTACTGCGGGATGTGTGAAGAAGCATGCCCGGAAGATGCAATAGAATTAACTTATATTGACGATTTGGTATCTTATACCCGCTCGGAAATGATATGGGATAAGGAGCGGTTACTTAGGCAATTCGATCTCACCCAGAACGACCAGCCAATGAAGACAGCGCAGCATGGAGCATC